The genomic stretch GCCTGGGTGATATCGCCTTAAATTATCGCTACCAACTTGTGCTCAACGGGCCGGTGGCATTAGCGCCGCGATTTTCACTGCTGCTGCCCACCGGTGATCTAGACGACGGACTCGGCACAGACGCCGTCGGTTATCAGGTGAACATTCCGCTCAGTGTGGAGATTGGCGATAAGGTGGTCACACACTGGAACGGCGGGTTCACTGCCACGCCCAACGCCAAAGCGCCAGATAGAACCAAAGCCGATACGCTGGGCTACAACCTTGGCGGCAGCGCCATTTTTCTGGCGCGACCCAACTTCAACATCATGATGGAAGCCGCCTATTTCTCCAACGAAGCGGTCGTCGCTGCCAGTCGCAAAGAACGGGATGTGACGTTTCTGCTCAATCCCGGCATGCGATTTGCCATCA from Blastocatellia bacterium encodes the following:
- a CDS encoding transporter, with protein sequence MIQPIALCVCVILALGVKSVFAQSQKIQDNSFLIEEAYNQEKRVVQHIQTFQFDRGNTWLYTFTQEWPVGGQRSQFSYTLPLARLGDDITKQTGLGDIALNYRYQLVLNGPVALAPRFSLLLPTGDLDDGLGTDAVGYQVNIPLSVEIGDKVVTHWNGGFTATPNAKAPDRTKADTLGYNLGGSAIFLARPNFNIMMEAAYFSNEAVVAASRKERDVTFLLNPGMRFAINFKSGLQIVPGIAVPFGIGPSRGDRGIFVYLSLEHPF